The Chloroflexota bacterium region TGGTAACACGCAGCCTGGGGACGGACTATGACTGGATACCCATGGTTCGTTCCAACGATAAGCCGGGCACGCCCACCTTTCTGGGGATGAGCCCTGATGGCACCAAGGTGACTGGCTACATAGACACGCCGCAGGCGCTGGAGGCCTTCCAGTTCATGTCCGACTTCCACAACAAGTGGAAGCTCTCCCCTCAGGCGACAGTTCCTGAGGCCTTCGAGACCGGCAAGGCAGCCACCTTTATGGTTCCTGAGGTCATCCGAGCGACCTTCGGGAAGTATCCAGACCTGAAATGGTCGATCACACCCTTGCCCTACTTCAAGACCCCCATCACCCATACGGGCGCCTTTATGTACACGGTCACTGCGGGGAGCAAGCATCAGAAGGAGGCCAAGGAGTTCATCAAGTTTCTGACCAGCAAGGAGCTGGCCGTCCAGAAGTACAACATGTTGAAGACCCCGCCGGCGCGCAAATCGGTGTATGCCCAGATATCTGAGTATCAGACCTTCCCCATCAACATCTCCTATCTGGAGCTGGTCAAGTGGGGACACGCGCGTCCAGAGACGCCTGGCTACACTGAGTATGCCACTTTACTAAAAGAGGCTTTGGCTGACATCATCAAGGGGATGCCGGTGGAGCGGACGATCAAAACAGCAGCGACTAAGATCGACGCTGAGCTGAAGAAGTACGCCAAGTAAGATAGGGGCACAGGCATCTTACCTGTCCTCTAAGGGAGGCGCAGGCTGGAAGCCTGCACCTCCATCCTTGCCTGTGGGGGAGTAGGGGCACGGTTCCCGTGCCCTCATTAATGGACAAGTCCATACCAGAGGGCGAGGCGACCTCGCCCCTACGGTTTTCGGTGATCACAATCCAGAAAGGGATCGCCCCTTCTTGGAATCCTTCGAAGAAGGACAGGGCTCCACCTCGAAGAGTCTTCGACCTAGTCCCCAATTCCCTCTTCTCCCGAAGGCGGGAGGAGGGGGAATGAGGGTTCAAAATCTTAATTTGAGGTGATTACAATGCTAGAAAAACTAAGACCTATCCCTATTCATCCCTATGCCCTCGTCTGTGGTGACCCGGCCAGGGCAGAGAAGATCGCCCAGAAATTCGACGAGCATCAGCTGGTCCTCGACTACCGAGGCTATCTCGTCTTCAATGGCACAGCCTCTGGAGCGCCTATTACCGTCGCTGCCCACGGCGTGGGAGCAGCAGGGGCCGCTGGCGTCTTCGAATCGCTCATTCGTTGCGGCGTGAAGACGCTCATTCGGGTGGGCACGGCCGGCTCCCTAAGGGAAGATATCGTTGATGGCGACCTGGTCATCGCTACGGCAGCCGTACGCGAGGAGGGAGTCACCCCCCAACTGGTGCCCCTCTCCTATCCCGCCGTGGCCGATATCGACGTCGTCAAAGCCCTCCAACAGGCAGCCAAGGCAAGAAAGGTCAAACACGCGGTGGGCATCGTGCAAACCCGTGGGCCATTCTTCCCTGGGGTTTTGCCCTTCCAAAACCAGTTGATGTCCCAGGCCGGCGCGGTGGCCACAGAGATGGAATGCGCGGCCCTCTTCATCATCGCTAGCCTACACCGCGCCCGCGCCGGAGCTATCCTGGCCATCGACGGTATGGCCATCGGCCGCTCCGATCCAGAGGCCTACAATCCCCACCGACCAGTCGTTTGGGAGGCCGTCGATAGAGAGATCGATATTGCCATCGAGGCCATCTGCACCCTCGCTAAGCAGGACAAGGCTTAGGCCAGGTTCGGTGGTCCTTAAGCAGACTGATTACAAGAAAAAGGAGCAAAGATGAGTGTAGCCAAAGAGGGGATACCCCTCCTCTTACATCCGGACAACTGGATTCGCCTGGAACAAAATGGCGTGGCCCTGCTGGATAGACGACAGCTGCCCCGCAAGGTCACCTTCCTCCGCTGCCGAGACTATGAGGAGGTGTCCAAGGCCATCGAGGATATGGTCGTCCAGGGAGCAGGAGACCTGGCCATAACGGCCGGCTATGGACTGCTCCTGACAGCCATGCAAGCCCGAGAGTGCCGTAAGGAGTCGCAGGGCCAAGCCCTGCGCCAGGCCGCTTCCCGACTCAGACAGACGAGACCAACCGGTTCCTACCTCTTCGATATGTTGGATAATCTCCTGGGTCAGGGACTGGAGGCCTTAGAGCGCGGCCAGGAGGCCGCTGAGGCCATCCAGTCTGCTCT contains the following coding sequences:
- a CDS encoding sugar ABC transporter substrate-binding protein, whose product is MRNKVVAMAVTLVLLLGLLGSACAPAAAPTPTPTKPPASPAATPTPLAVATPTPVPPTPTKPAAPVTLRFLAVTGEPRNTTHKAFIKMFEEKHPNIKVEYETVPFMEFFRKIAVSLASGTPHDVIDADGPNIKGYAYAGSIIPLDDIYTKEDMADFVEASVREGSWQGKLYAGPYIQSSILIFYNTKMFDEAGIKPPKTLEEAWTWPQFAEALRKVVGPIPPDGVPKVWGLVTRSLGTDYDWIPMVRSNDKPGTPTFLGMSPDGTKVTGYIDTPQALEAFQFMSDFHNKWKLSPQATVPEAFETGKAATFMVPEVIRATFGKYPDLKWSITPLPYFKTPITHTGAFMYTVTAGSKHQKEAKEFIKFLTSKELAVQKYNMLKTPPARKSVYAQISEYQTFPINISYLELVKWGHARPETPGYTEYATLLKEALADIIKGMPVERTIKTAATKIDAELKKYAK
- a CDS encoding nucleoside phosphorylase — translated: MLEKLRPIPIHPYALVCGDPARAEKIAQKFDEHQLVLDYRGYLVFNGTASGAPITVAAHGVGAAGAAGVFESLIRCGVKTLIRVGTAGSLREDIVDGDLVIATAAVREEGVTPQLVPLSYPAVADIDVVKALQQAAKARKVKHAVGIVQTRGPFFPGVLPFQNQLMSQAGAVATEMECAALFIIASLHRARAGAILAIDGMAIGRSDPEAYNPHRPVVWEAVDREIDIAIEAICTLAKQDKA